One Acinetobacter pullicarnis genomic region harbors:
- a CDS encoding response regulator yields MKYIMLVEDEVELAQLVRDYLIAAGFEVGMFHDGQEAYQSFQQRKPSLMILDLMVPRMDGLTICRKVREQSDLPIIMVTARTEEIDRVLGLNMGADDYVCKPFSPKELVARVQAVLRRLERKAEPNEHDLFRMDKGQQRIWFQQKSLNLTPTEFRLLELFLEHVGQVYSRAQLLDHINPDSFDVADRVIDSHIKNLRRKIAEVAETGNRHEWVQAVYGVGYRFEYPNEL; encoded by the coding sequence ATGAAATACATCATGTTGGTTGAAGATGAAGTGGAATTGGCGCAATTGGTTCGCGATTACTTAATTGCTGCGGGTTTTGAGGTTGGTATGTTCCATGATGGACAAGAAGCCTACCAAAGTTTTCAACAACGTAAGCCAAGTTTAATGATTTTAGACTTGATGGTACCACGTATGGATGGGCTAACAATTTGCCGTAAAGTTCGTGAGCAGTCAGATTTACCGATCATTATGGTAACTGCACGTACCGAAGAGATTGATCGGGTCTTGGGGCTGAACATGGGGGCTGATGACTATGTCTGTAAACCATTTAGTCCCAAAGAACTGGTTGCACGTGTACAAGCCGTACTGCGCCGTTTAGAGCGTAAAGCTGAACCGAATGAGCATGATTTATTCCGGATGGACAAAGGCCAGCAACGCATCTGGTTTCAACAAAAGTCTTTAAATCTAACCCCAACTGAATTCCGTTTATTAGAATTGTTTTTAGAGCATGTCGGACAGGTTTATTCACGCGCTCAATTGCTTGATCATATTAATCCCGACAGTTTTGATGTGGCTGACCGCGTGATTGATAGTCACATTAAGAACTTACGCCGTAAAATTGCGGAAGTAGCGGAAACTGGTAATCGACATGAATGGGTACAAGCGGTCTATGGTGTAGGCTATCGTTTTGAATATCCAAATGAATTGTAA